One stretch of Burkholderia pyrrocinia DNA includes these proteins:
- the pqqC gene encoding pyrroloquinoline-quinone synthase PqqC, whose translation MNAPIPATALHATPWTATEFEARLRALESRYHIHHPFNRRLNSGACSPAQIRGWVANRFYYQINIPLKDAAILSNCPDRDTRRRWIQRLIDHDGQGDNEGGIEAWVRLGEACGLDRAELWSLEHVLPGVRFAVDAYVNFARRAPWQEAVCSSLTEMFAPQIHLDRLAGWPSHYPWIEPDGLHYFRSRVPLAQRDVEHGLAVTLQHFTTPDAQQRALGILQFKLDILWSMLDAVEKAYPV comes from the coding sequence ATGAACGCACCGATCCCCGCTACGGCGTTGCACGCGACGCCCTGGACCGCGACCGAATTCGAGGCGCGCCTGCGCGCGCTCGAATCGCGCTATCACATCCATCACCCGTTCAACCGGCGGCTCAACAGCGGCGCGTGTTCGCCCGCGCAGATCCGCGGCTGGGTCGCGAACCGCTTCTACTATCAGATCAACATCCCGCTCAAGGATGCGGCGATCCTGTCGAACTGCCCCGATCGCGACACGCGGCGGCGGTGGATCCAGCGGCTGATCGATCACGACGGGCAGGGCGACAACGAAGGCGGCATCGAGGCGTGGGTTCGGCTGGGCGAGGCGTGCGGTCTCGATCGCGCCGAGCTGTGGTCGCTCGAACACGTGCTGCCCGGCGTGCGCTTCGCGGTCGACGCGTATGTGAATTTCGCGCGGCGCGCGCCGTGGCAGGAAGCCGTGTGCTCGTCGCTGACGGAGATGTTCGCGCCGCAGATCCATCTCGACCGGCTCGCGGGCTGGCCGTCGCACTACCCGTGGATCGAGCCGGACGGGCTGCATTACTTCCGCAGCCGCGTGCCGCTCGCGCAGCGCGACGTCGAGCACGGGCTTGCGGTCACGCTGCAGCATTTCACGACGCCGGATGCGCAGCAGCGCGCGCTCGGCATCCTGCAATTCAAGCTCGACATTCTGTGGTCGATGCTCGACGCCGTCGAAAAGGCCTACCCCGTATGA
- the pqqD gene encoding pyrroloquinoline quinone biosynthesis peptide chaperone PqqD encodes MNAIDAASGVPLRPCLRGMYRLQWEVAQDAYVLLYPEGMVKLNPSAAEILVRCDGTRELDDIIGELECLFSTSDLASDVYRFLDHARLRGWLD; translated from the coding sequence ATGAACGCGATCGATGCCGCCAGCGGCGTGCCGCTGCGCCCCTGCCTGAGGGGCATGTACCGCCTGCAGTGGGAGGTGGCCCAGGATGCCTACGTGCTTCTCTATCCGGAAGGAATGGTCAAGCTCAACCCGAGCGCGGCCGAGATACTCGTGCGCTGCGACGGTACGCGCGAGCTCGACGACATCATCGGCGAACTCGAGTGCCTGTTCAGCACGTCGGACCTTGCCTCCGACGTATACCGTTTCCTCGATCATGCGCGGCTGCGCGGCTGGCTCGACTGA
- the pqqE gene encoding pyrroloquinoline quinone biosynthesis protein PqqE has product MAPDTSRPSAPLWLLAELTYRCPLHCAFCYNPVDFATHGAELDTDAWRAVISDARALGAAQIGFSGGEPLQRGDLEALVAHARGLGFYTNLITSGIGLNVARIERLKAAGLDHIQLSLQDSTRELNDFLTSTRTFELKRDVARLIKAHGYPMVLNCVLHRYNLPHVGQIIEMALDLGADYLELANTQYYGWAMLNRDQLMPTVEQVREAEDTVNRYRKLVGERCRILFVVPDYFEARPKACMNGWGSVFLGVAPDGTALPCHAARSLPGLALPNVRDRSLKEIWYDSDAFNAFRGDDWMREPCRTCDERHTDHGGCRCQAYLLAGDPKEADPVCAKSAHHGQVEQAVQFARRPAPRDEQPLVFRSKENSLAQCGTACDR; this is encoded by the coding sequence ATGGCGCCCGACACTTCCCGTCCGTCCGCGCCGCTGTGGCTGCTCGCGGAACTCACGTACCGCTGCCCGCTGCATTGCGCGTTCTGCTACAACCCGGTCGACTTCGCGACGCACGGCGCGGAGCTCGACACCGATGCGTGGCGCGCGGTGATAAGCGATGCGCGCGCGCTCGGCGCCGCGCAGATCGGCTTCTCGGGCGGCGAGCCGCTGCAGCGCGGCGACCTCGAGGCGCTCGTCGCGCATGCGCGCGGGCTCGGCTTCTACACGAACCTGATCACGTCGGGCATCGGGCTGAACGTCGCGCGTATCGAGCGGCTCAAGGCGGCCGGGCTCGATCACATCCAGTTGTCGCTGCAGGATTCGACGCGCGAGCTGAACGATTTCCTGACCAGCACGCGCACGTTCGAGCTGAAGCGCGACGTCGCGCGGCTGATCAAGGCGCACGGCTACCCGATGGTGCTCAACTGCGTGCTGCATCGCTACAACCTGCCGCACGTGGGGCAGATCATCGAGATGGCGCTCGATCTCGGCGCCGATTACCTGGAGCTCGCGAACACGCAGTACTACGGCTGGGCGATGCTGAATCGCGACCAGCTCATGCCGACCGTCGAACAGGTGCGCGAAGCCGAGGACACGGTGAATCGCTATCGCAAGCTGGTCGGCGAGCGCTGCCGGATCCTGTTCGTCGTGCCCGACTATTTCGAGGCGCGCCCGAAAGCGTGCATGAACGGCTGGGGCTCGGTGTTTCTCGGCGTCGCGCCTGACGGCACCGCGCTGCCGTGCCATGCCGCGCGTTCGCTGCCGGGGCTCGCGCTGCCGAACGTGCGCGACCGGTCGCTGAAGGAAATCTGGTACGACAGCGACGCGTTCAACGCGTTTCGCGGCGATGACTGGATGCGCGAGCCGTGCCGCACGTGCGACGAGCGGCATACGGATCACGGCGGCTGCCGGTGTCAGGCGTACCTGCTGGCCGGCGACCCGAAGGAAGCCGATCCGGTGTGCGCGAAGTCAGCGCATCACGGCCAGGTCGAGCAGGCGGTGCAATTCGCGCGGCGACCGGCGCCGCGCGACGAGCAGCCGCTGGTGTTTCGCAGCAAGGAGAATTCGCTCGCGCAATGCGGGACGGCGTGCGACCGCTGA